The following coding sequences lie in one Tichowtungia aerotolerans genomic window:
- a CDS encoding biotin--[acetyl-CoA-carboxylase] ligase: protein MKFCLRWYDRLPSTNTFLKELLEVDSQLPSGTVVATREQTHGRGRRGRSWLASANENLTFSFLLLGSCEPQKLPAAAMAAAVAVAELLTQEGISADLKWPNDVLVNGRKICGILSEGVPGGIIVGIGLNVNMQNAGHIDQPATSMLIESGSRHSLDELLEKLLPILSGRLDEWAQGGFSRVRKKWEAHVPNIGKMISVRDGDAFREGLLAGFGENGELLLQDQSGTVSPVWAGDVSS from the coding sequence ATGAAATTCTGTTTGCGATGGTACGACCGTCTGCCATCGACCAATACTTTTTTAAAGGAACTGCTCGAGGTCGACTCGCAACTCCCTTCAGGAACGGTAGTTGCGACAAGAGAGCAAACCCATGGACGGGGCCGGAGAGGGCGAAGCTGGCTTGCTTCCGCTAACGAAAACCTTACTTTTTCCTTTCTTTTGCTCGGCAGCTGCGAGCCGCAGAAACTGCCTGCCGCCGCAATGGCCGCCGCTGTGGCTGTGGCTGAATTACTGACGCAGGAAGGTATTTCTGCCGACCTGAAGTGGCCGAACGATGTTCTGGTAAACGGACGCAAAATCTGCGGGATTCTCTCTGAAGGAGTGCCCGGTGGAATTATCGTTGGAATCGGGCTCAACGTGAATATGCAGAATGCAGGTCATATCGATCAGCCCGCCACCTCCATGCTGATCGAAAGCGGTTCGCGCCACAGTCTCGACGAGCTGCTTGAAAAGCTGCTTCCGATCCTTTCCGGGCGCCTCGACGAATGGGCGCAGGGCGGCTTTTCCAGGGTTCGGAAAAAATGGGAAGCCCATGTCCCGAACATTGGAAAAATGATATCCGTGCGCGACGGTGACGCTTTTCGTGAAGGACTGCTCGCCGGCTTCGGCGAAAACGGTGAACTGCTTCTTCAGGATCAGTCTGGAACCGTCAGCCCCGTCTGGGCCGGTGATGTGAGCTCATGA
- a CDS encoding sulfatase-like hydrolase/transferase, with translation MDVSAETSEKHPNIILVMADDQGWGDVGYNDHPLLKTPNLDEMAKVSLRFDRFYAAAPVCSPTRASILTGRNPNRCGVVNHGHPMRPQDTTLAEALKPSGYTTGHFGKWHLGSLEKTSPVNPGNSGFDEWFSAPNFFDMNPLMCSNGVVVQCHGDSSDVVVDRAIDFIREQVDADQPFLALVWFAAPHDPHEASQEDLALYGDDPFKGYFAEITAMDRAFGRLRREICTLGIRDNTILWYTSDNGGLDERSTGGRGKKGLLLEGGLRVPALLEWPARISSPRITDAPCVSSDIYPTLLEITKTSVSNQYPMDGISLVPLIDDTMTARPKPIGFWRYPSPGRATWSDRLLAAMMAAQTEGKEIGNPDWQDTDAGSVEKQYPEDSAPGHATWLDWPWKLHRRQQAGKVPTFALYNLKNDPYEKNNLIHQMPERADSMRAKMENWQGSVLQSLNGRDY, from the coding sequence ATGGACGTGTCGGCCGAGACGTCAGAAAAGCATCCCAACATCATTTTGGTGATGGCTGATGACCAGGGCTGGGGAGATGTCGGCTACAACGATCATCCGCTTTTGAAAACGCCGAACCTGGACGAAATGGCGAAGGTTTCGCTGCGGTTCGACCGTTTTTATGCAGCGGCTCCCGTCTGTTCGCCGACACGTGCCAGCATTCTGACGGGGCGAAACCCGAACCGCTGCGGTGTGGTCAACCACGGGCACCCGATGCGCCCGCAGGACACCACGCTGGCTGAAGCGTTGAAACCCTCCGGATATACAACCGGGCATTTCGGGAAATGGCATCTGGGATCGCTGGAAAAGACCAGCCCGGTCAATCCGGGTAACAGCGGTTTTGATGAGTGGTTTTCTGCGCCCAACTTTTTCGACATGAACCCGCTGATGTGCAGCAACGGAGTGGTGGTGCAGTGCCATGGTGACAGTTCGGATGTTGTGGTGGACAGGGCCATCGATTTTATTCGCGAGCAGGTTGATGCCGATCAGCCGTTTTTGGCGCTGGTCTGGTTTGCCGCGCCGCACGACCCGCATGAAGCCTCGCAAGAAGACCTGGCATTATACGGAGATGATCCGTTTAAAGGATACTTCGCCGAAATCACGGCCATGGACCGAGCATTCGGTCGCTTGCGCCGCGAGATCTGTACACTGGGAATTCGGGACAACACCATCCTGTGGTACACCAGCGACAACGGCGGACTGGACGAGCGCTCCACCGGCGGGCGCGGCAAAAAAGGTCTTTTGCTCGAAGGCGGGCTGCGGGTTCCGGCCCTGCTGGAATGGCCTGCCCGGATTTCCTCCCCGCGGATCACCGATGCTCCCTGTGTCAGTTCAGACATCTATCCGACACTGCTCGAAATCACGAAAACCTCTGTGTCGAATCAGTATCCGATGGATGGAATCAGCCTGGTTCCGCTGATCGACGACACCATGACCGCGCGGCCGAAGCCGATCGGCTTCTGGCGCTATCCATCGCCCGGACGGGCGACATGGAGCGACCGGCTTCTTGCAGCAATGATGGCCGCGCAGACAGAGGGGAAAGAAATCGGCAACCCCGACTGGCAGGACACCGATGCGGGTAGCGTGGAAAAACAGTATCCAGAGGACTCTGCGCCGGGGCATGCAACCTGGCTGGACTGGCCATGGAAACTGCACCGCAGGCAGCAGGCCGGAAAAGTGCCGACGTTTGCCCTGTACAATCTGAAAAACGATCCGTACGAAAAAAACAATCTGATCCATCAGATGCCGGAGCGGGCGGACTCCATGAGAGCAAAGATGGAGAACTGGCAGGGCTCCGTGCTCCAAAGCCTGAATGGACGCGATTATTAG
- a CDS encoding tetratricopeptide repeat protein, with protein sequence MDVPSERRATAGIFLLLVLLVCIVFGQTVSFDFVNFDDGPYVYANPHIANGVTLDGLKWILMNPHSANWHPLTSFSHMLDCQLYGLNPFGPHLTNFVLHMAAVLSLFLVLRSMTGSVWRSAVVAALFAVHPLRAESVAWVSERKDLLSGLFFILTLGAYQRYTCRSFSMRYYMPVLVLFVCGLLSKSMLVTLPFVLLLLDFWPLNRFSSEKTSRLILEKTPLLLLAALFCGITVWAQRGAIASVNAFPFLWRIENAVISYMVYIRQLFLPLGLTALYPVRDGLFPLWQVAGAVVFLGAVSVVAVRKLKTCPSFFIGWFWYAGMLVPVIGILQVGTQAHADRYTYLPQIGLVIAIVWLVSERAVTRNRQLAVSILAAGIICALTVAARIQTATWRDGTALWTRVLAHNDHNPIAHSNFGALLLVEGKTDRAIEHFEKSIRQSPGRAEVYNNLASAYADQQRYAEAVKAAGIALELAGKQCAPEVVEAIRVRYEGYRLHLAR encoded by the coding sequence ATGGACGTACCATCTGAACGACGGGCCACTGCCGGGATTTTCCTTCTTTTGGTTTTGCTCGTTTGTATCGTATTCGGACAGACGGTTTCTTTTGATTTCGTGAATTTTGATGACGGACCCTATGTTTATGCGAACCCGCACATTGCAAACGGTGTGACTCTGGATGGCCTGAAGTGGATTTTGATGAATCCGCACAGCGCCAACTGGCACCCGTTAACCTCGTTTTCCCATATGCTCGACTGCCAGCTATACGGGTTGAATCCGTTCGGTCCTCATCTTACGAACTTTGTTCTGCACATGGCTGCCGTTCTTTCCCTCTTTCTGGTGCTGCGCTCGATGACCGGTTCAGTCTGGCGCAGTGCTGTAGTCGCCGCACTGTTTGCGGTTCATCCATTACGGGCAGAATCGGTGGCATGGGTTTCGGAACGCAAAGACCTTCTCAGCGGGCTGTTTTTTATTTTAACGCTGGGTGCATATCAACGCTACACATGCCGTTCATTTTCTATGCGTTATTACATGCCGGTTCTGGTGCTGTTTGTCTGCGGGTTGCTTTCCAAATCCATGTTGGTGACCCTTCCGTTCGTTTTGCTTCTGCTGGACTTCTGGCCGCTCAACCGCTTTTCGTCTGAAAAAACCAGTAGACTCATCCTGGAAAAAACACCACTGCTTCTGCTGGCGGCTCTGTTTTGCGGTATTACCGTATGGGCGCAGCGCGGAGCCATTGCATCAGTCAATGCCTTTCCGTTTTTGTGGCGAATTGAGAATGCAGTCATTTCATATATGGTTTATATCCGGCAGCTGTTTCTTCCGTTGGGACTGACAGCCTTGTATCCTGTACGTGACGGACTGTTTCCGCTGTGGCAGGTTGCCGGTGCTGTGGTATTTCTGGGCGCCGTCTCGGTGGTTGCTGTGCGCAAACTGAAAACCTGTCCGAGTTTTTTCATAGGCTGGTTTTGGTATGCGGGGATGCTTGTTCCGGTGATTGGAATCCTGCAGGTTGGAACCCAGGCTCACGCCGACCGCTATACCTATCTTCCGCAAATCGGCTTGGTCATCGCCATTGTCTGGCTGGTAAGTGAGAGGGCGGTCACTCGAAACCGTCAACTCGCGGTTTCGATTCTGGCGGCAGGAATTATTTGCGCCTTAACTGTTGCCGCACGAATTCAAACCGCCACATGGCGTGATGGAACCGCGCTTTGGACGCGGGTCCTGGCTCATAACGATCACAATCCGATCGCACACAGTAATTTCGGAGCCTTGCTTCTGGTCGAAGGGAAAACGGACCGGGCCATCGAACACTTTGAAAAATCAATCCGGCAAAGCCCCGGACGGGCTGAAGTGTACAATAATTTAGCTTCCGCCTATGCCGATCAGCAGCGTTATGCGGAGGCAGTCAAGGCCGCCGGCATTGCTCTGGAGCTGGCCGGGAAGCAATGTGCCCCCGAAGTCGTTGAAGCCATTCGCGTCCGTTACGAAGGATATCGTTTGCATCTGGCCCGCTAG
- a CDS encoding biotin/lipoyl-containing protein produces MAKKTIHIMNTAFRDGFQSVYGARVLTEDFLPAVKACVEAGQTHFEAGGGARFQAPFFYCNESAFDMMDRFRETVGPDANLQTLGRGINVVGLDSQSRDIIDLHAKMFAKHGITTIRNFDALNDVNNLIDSANSIKAHGLNHEVVVTMMELPPGCTGAHDVEFYQKTLQGILDSGMAFDSVCFKDASGTSTPKKVFETIQMARKMLPSETKLVFHSHETAGVGTVGYIAAIKAGADQVDCSMAPASGGTCQPDVATLWHALRGEDYELDVDIDKMMHAETVFKDCMADYMLPPEAKAVEPMIPWSPMPGGALTANTQMMRDNNIMDKYEDCIHAMGEVVRRGGFGTSVTPVSQFYFQQAFNNVMFGPWEKIADGYGKMVLGYFGKTPCTPDPEIVKLASEKLELEPTTENPVDINDRDPNKGVDAARKMLQESSIEETEENIFIAATCKQKGIDFLLGKSEINGVRKGASKPAADASAGGDGAYTVTVDGKKFAVEVKGDKATVNGKAYSIDVADGVETASADGAHESADSTVVKAQMPGKVMKLSVNVGDHVNEGDVLMIMEAMKMEVEIKSPATGTVSSVSVNVGDQATGGQELASIN; encoded by the coding sequence ATGGCTAAAAAAACAATCCATATTATGAACACCGCGTTCCGCGACGGCTTTCAGTCCGTCTACGGTGCACGTGTATTGACAGAAGACTTCCTACCGGCAGTAAAAGCCTGTGTGGAAGCCGGACAGACTCATTTTGAAGCCGGTGGCGGCGCACGTTTCCAGGCTCCGTTCTTCTACTGCAACGAGTCCGCATTCGACATGATGGACCGGTTCCGCGAAACCGTCGGGCCGGATGCAAACCTGCAGACCCTCGGTCGCGGAATCAACGTAGTAGGCCTCGACTCCCAGTCTCGCGACATCATCGACCTGCACGCAAAAATGTTTGCCAAGCACGGCATCACCACCATTCGCAACTTTGACGCGCTCAACGACGTCAACAACCTGATCGACTCGGCCAATTCCATTAAAGCCCACGGCCTCAACCACGAGGTCGTCGTTACCATGATGGAGCTGCCTCCGGGATGCACCGGTGCCCATGACGTCGAGTTCTACCAGAAAACCCTGCAGGGCATTCTGGACTCGGGCATGGCATTCGACAGCGTCTGCTTCAAAGACGCCTCCGGAACCTCCACCCCGAAAAAAGTGTTCGAAACCATCCAGATGGCTCGCAAAATGCTGCCGTCTGAAACCAAACTGGTGTTCCACTCCCACGAAACAGCCGGCGTAGGAACTGTCGGTTACATTGCAGCCATCAAAGCCGGCGCGGACCAGGTCGACTGTTCCATGGCCCCCGCCTCCGGCGGAACCTGCCAGCCCGACGTGGCGACCCTCTGGCACGCCCTGCGCGGTGAAGACTACGAACTGGACGTCGACATCGACAAAATGATGCACGCCGAAACAGTCTTCAAAGACTGTATGGCCGACTACATGCTTCCGCCGGAAGCCAAAGCCGTTGAGCCGATGATTCCGTGGTCGCCGATGCCCGGCGGTGCGCTGACTGCCAACACGCAGATGATGCGCGACAACAACATCATGGACAAATACGAAGACTGCATCCACGCCATGGGTGAAGTGGTTCGTCGCGGCGGATTCGGAACGTCTGTAACTCCGGTTTCCCAGTTCTACTTCCAGCAGGCCTTCAACAACGTCATGTTTGGCCCATGGGAAAAAATCGCCGACGGTTACGGCAAAATGGTTCTCGGTTACTTCGGAAAAACTCCGTGCACACCCGACCCGGAAATCGTCAAACTCGCTTCTGAAAAGCTTGAGCTGGAACCGACCACCGAAAACCCGGTGGACATCAATGACCGCGACCCGAACAAAGGGGTCGACGCTGCCAGAAAAATGCTTCAGGAAAGCAGCATCGAAGAAACCGAAGAAAACATCTTCATCGCTGCTACCTGCAAACAGAAAGGGATCGACTTCCTGCTCGGAAAATCCGAAATCAACGGCGTACGCAAAGGCGCTTCCAAACCGGCCGCTGATGCCTCCGCAGGTGGTGATGGTGCTTACACCGTTACCGTTGACGGCAAAAAGTTTGCCGTTGAAGTCAAAGGCGACAAAGCGACCGTCAACGGCAAAGCCTACAGCATTGACGTTGCAGATGGTGTAGAAACCGCCTCCGCAGACGGCGCACACGAGTCCGCCGATTCCACCGTTGTGAAAGCCCAGATGCCGGGTAAAGTGATGAAACTCAGCGTCAACGTTGGCGATCACGTCAACGAAGGAGACGTTCTGATGATCATGGAAGCCATGAAAATGGAAGTCGAAATCAAGTCTCCTGCAACCGGAACGGTTTCGTCTGTCTCTGTGAATGTCGGTGATCAGGCTACCGGCGGCCAGGAGCTCGCATCGATCAACTAA
- a CDS encoding sulfatase family protein: MKKCSLLMTAAAITVFSFAQAKEKPNILLIIADDLGPQLGCYGDANAVSPNIDKLAEQGVRFTQAHVTAASCSPSRGSIMTGLYPHQHGMYSLSQQGWAKMHDDVPKLPNAMNALGYRTAIIGKTHYEPEHLFEWDLRDENAQKVMIDRDVRWMNAQADQWLDGSPQDKPFLLCMSYVDPHRGGGDGRYGAEYNEKFPRVRVGLPEKPLPPDDTVPVPFLAVNSPEVRMENSDYYSCIQRLDTGVGELLEMLDAKDALDNTLIVLIGDHGPDLTRGKISAYATATHIPMLVKWPGHAQAGLVRDELVSTIDLFPTFVTAAGGKITDERQTGRPLQPLMKSGLSTWREWLGTEFIAHVPWHYYPRYAMQNGRYQLVINLASAELENPLEGHNYCYAWHEVMKPQYEGTQLRTAYDAVERPPVVELFDKQSDPFLLNNLAVNPEYKQTVQEFEQQIQSWREATDDPFLDPAYGRAYEEHVAQQKIDWEIRNGIRKAAPPKKAKRDFPQVGKKIGFTETFDGKISKVWKSPNGHPGQATRDGVTVDMSKNGFSMTRQFDGQGLGAGRVEASAVFVQSGAAVPHSINWNVGISSENSKYIQNMNADTVCVRFITAGPNKGRLWWSVFCDGELVCKSWSDHVFKRWNPGDEIEVSVSYDLDSGEAVAKAEDLTRGQVLAEDRVSCPGLVGLRYSGFEMTLFPEKMTGPAGLVKRFSFHAEP; encoded by the coding sequence ATGAAAAAATGCAGTTTATTAATGACCGCGGCAGCGATCACTGTTTTTTCTTTTGCGCAGGCAAAAGAGAAACCAAATATCCTTTTGATTATTGCCGACGACCTCGGTCCGCAGCTCGGGTGCTATGGCGATGCCAACGCGGTCAGTCCGAACATTGATAAGCTGGCGGAGCAGGGCGTGCGGTTTACTCAGGCGCATGTGACAGCGGCGAGCTGTTCGCCGTCGCGCGGCAGCATCATGACCGGTTTGTATCCGCATCAGCACGGGATGTATTCGCTTTCGCAGCAGGGCTGGGCAAAAATGCATGACGACGTTCCTAAACTTCCGAATGCGATGAATGCGCTCGGCTACCGCACGGCCATCATCGGCAAAACTCATTACGAGCCGGAGCATCTTTTTGAGTGGGATCTGCGGGATGAAAATGCGCAGAAAGTGATGATTGACCGCGACGTGCGCTGGATGAACGCGCAGGCCGACCAATGGCTGGACGGCTCGCCTCAGGACAAACCGTTCCTGCTGTGCATGAGTTATGTCGATCCGCATCGCGGCGGCGGCGACGGCCGCTACGGGGCGGAATACAATGAAAAATTTCCGAGGGTTCGGGTGGGGCTTCCTGAAAAACCTCTGCCGCCGGATGACACCGTTCCGGTTCCGTTCCTGGCCGTTAATTCGCCGGAGGTGCGCATGGAAAACTCCGATTATTATTCCTGCATTCAGCGCCTCGATACCGGTGTCGGCGAGCTGCTGGAAATGCTCGATGCCAAAGACGCTTTGGACAACACGCTGATTGTTTTGATCGGCGATCACGGTCCTGATCTGACGCGCGGAAAAATTTCAGCCTATGCAACCGCTACGCACATTCCAATGCTGGTCAAATGGCCCGGCCATGCCCAGGCCGGACTGGTGCGCGACGAGTTGGTATCCACCATCGACCTGTTTCCAACCTTTGTAACCGCTGCCGGCGGAAAAATTACAGACGAGCGGCAGACCGGGCGACCGCTTCAGCCGTTGATGAAATCCGGATTATCCACGTGGCGCGAGTGGCTTGGTACCGAGTTTATTGCTCATGTTCCGTGGCATTACTATCCGCGCTATGCGATGCAGAACGGTCGTTATCAGCTGGTGATAAACCTTGCTTCTGCGGAACTCGAAAACCCGCTCGAAGGACACAACTACTGTTACGCGTGGCACGAAGTGATGAAGCCGCAGTATGAAGGCACGCAGCTGCGCACGGCCTACGATGCCGTGGAGCGCCCGCCGGTTGTTGAGCTGTTTGATAAACAGTCCGATCCGTTCCTGCTGAACAACCTTGCGGTTAATCCCGAATACAAACAGACCGTGCAGGAATTTGAGCAGCAGATTCAAAGTTGGCGTGAAGCCACGGACGACCCGTTTTTGGATCCGGCGTATGGCCGCGCCTACGAAGAGCATGTGGCGCAGCAGAAAATCGACTGGGAAATCCGCAACGGCATTCGCAAAGCCGCCCCGCCGAAAAAAGCGAAACGGGATTTCCCCCAGGTTGGAAAAAAGATCGGTTTTACGGAAACCTTTGACGGAAAAATTTCCAAGGTTTGGAAATCGCCGAACGGTCATCCCGGTCAGGCAACCCGGGACGGTGTTACGGTTGATATGAGTAAAAACGGATTCAGCATGACCCGGCAGTTCGATGGACAGGGACTCGGTGCCGGGCGGGTGGAAGCGTCAGCCGTGTTTGTTCAGAGTGGAGCCGCGGTTCCGCACAGCATTAACTGGAATGTCGGCATTTCCAGTGAAAACAGTAAATATATCCAGAACATGAATGCGGATACGGTTTGTGTCCGGTTTATCACTGCCGGCCCGAATAAAGGACGTTTGTGGTGGTCTGTTTTTTGTGACGGAGAATTGGTTTGTAAAAGCTGGTCGGACCATGTCTTCAAAAGGTGGAACCCGGGTGACGAAATCGAAGTGTCCGTTTCATATGACCTTGATTCCGGGGAGGCGGTTGCTAAAGCCGAGGATCTGACCCGTGGGCAGGTTCTGGCGGAAGATCGCGTTTCGTGTCCCGGTCTTGTTGGTTTGCGGTATAGCGGATTCGAAATGACATTGTTCCCTGAAAAAATGACCGGTCCGGCCGGGCTGGTGAAGCGGTTTTCTTTCCATGCAGAGCCATAG
- a CDS encoding OadG family protein, producing the protein MGQGLVLMVIGMATVFAFLVLLVVAMQTASAFFKKFSHLFPEETAETAAPAAASPAAAIAVALAAIRAKRG; encoded by the coding sequence ATGGGTCAAGGACTGGTTTTAATGGTGATCGGAATGGCGACGGTTTTCGCCTTTCTTGTTCTTCTGGTTGTCGCAATGCAGACGGCTTCGGCTTTCTTCAAAAAGTTTTCACATCTTTTTCCAGAAGAGACCGCAGAAACTGCAGCACCGGCAGCTGCAAGTCCCGCGGCAGCCATTGCTGTTGCTCTGGCGGCGATCCGGGCAAAACGGGGTTAA
- a CDS encoding sodium ion-translocating decarboxylase subunit beta has protein sequence MPEGAGQFVMILVGLLLIWLAIKKGFEPLLLLPIGFGCILTNIPMAGIADGPMPGQPAGFLYYFYTVGVQSGVFPLLIFMGVGAMTDFGPLLANPKTALLGAAAQFGIFIALLGALWLSGLIPAIDFNLQDAASIGIIGGADGPTAIFLSSRLSPNLLGAIAVAAYSYMALVPIIQPPIMRLFTTKEERQIEMKQLRHVSKAEKIVFPLLVLVLCILLLPSATPLIGMLMLGNLMKESCVVDRLSDTAQNALINIVTIMLGTAVGSKLAAEKFLNANTLGILALGLVAFCIGTACGVLLAKLMNKLSKDNINPLIGSAGVSAVPMAARVSNKVGLEENPQNFLLMHAMGPNVAGVIGSAVAAGVLLALCG, from the coding sequence CTGCCGGAAGGTGCCGGACAGTTTGTCATGATCCTCGTGGGCCTGCTGTTAATCTGGCTGGCCATCAAAAAGGGATTCGAACCCCTGCTGCTTCTGCCGATCGGGTTCGGCTGCATTCTGACCAACATCCCGATGGCAGGAATCGCGGACGGTCCGATGCCGGGACAGCCGGCCGGTTTCCTGTACTATTTCTACACCGTCGGTGTGCAGTCCGGAGTCTTCCCTCTGCTCATTTTCATGGGTGTGGGGGCCATGACCGACTTCGGTCCGCTGCTCGCCAATCCAAAGACCGCCCTGCTTGGTGCGGCTGCGCAGTTTGGTATATTCATCGCCCTGCTTGGTGCGCTATGGCTCTCCGGACTGATCCCGGCCATTGACTTCAACCTGCAGGATGCTGCATCCATCGGTATCATCGGTGGTGCCGACGGCCCGACCGCGATTTTCCTGTCGTCCCGTTTGTCACCGAACCTGCTCGGAGCCATCGCTGTGGCCGCCTACTCCTACATGGCGCTCGTACCGATTATCCAGCCGCCGATTATGCGTCTGTTCACCACCAAAGAAGAACGTCAGATCGAAATGAAACAGCTGCGCCACGTCTCCAAAGCGGAAAAAATTGTTTTCCCGCTGCTCGTGCTGGTTCTCTGTATTCTGCTGCTCCCGTCCGCCACTCCGCTGATCGGTATGCTCATGCTGGGCAACCTGATGAAAGAATCCTGCGTGGTGGATCGTCTGTCCGACACCGCTCAGAACGCACTCATCAACATCGTCACCATCATGCTCGGAACTGCCGTCGGCTCCAAACTGGCTGCTGAAAAATTCCTTAATGCCAACACGCTCGGAATTCTGGCTCTCGGGTTGGTCGCCTTCTGCATCGGCACTGCCTGCGGGGTTCTGCTGGCGAAGCTGATGAACAAGCTAAGCAAAGACAATATCAACCCGCTCATCGGTTCCGCCGGCGTATCGGCTGTGCCGATGGCCGCCCGTGTATCCAACAAAGTGGGCCTCGAAGAAAACCCGCAGAACTTCCTGCTCATGCACGCCATGGGCCCGAATGTTGCCGGTGTGATTGGATCCGCTGTAGCCGCCGGTGTGCTCCTCGCTCTCTGCGGGTAA